One Arvicanthis niloticus isolate mArvNil1 chromosome 3, mArvNil1.pat.X, whole genome shotgun sequence DNA segment encodes these proteins:
- the Scg2 gene encoding secretogranin-2 isoform X1, with product MAEAKAYRFGAVLLLIHLIFLVSGAEAASFQRNQLLQKEPDLRLENVQKFPSPEMIRALEYIEKLRQQAYREESSPDYNPYQGISVPLQLKENGEESHLAESSRDILSEDEWMRIILEALRQAENEQPSAPKENKPYALNLEKNFPVDTPDDYETQQWPERKLKHMRFPLMYEENSRENPFKRTNEIVEEQYTPQSLATLESVFQELGKLTGPNNQKREKVDEEQKLYTDDEDDVYKTNNIAYEDVVGGEDWSPIEEKIETQTQEEVRDSKEKTEKNEQINEEMKRSGQLGLPDEDDGKESKDQLSEDASKVITYLRRLVNAVGSGRSQSGQNGDRAARLLEKPFDSQSIYQLIEISRNLQIPPEDLIEMLKAGEKPNGLVEPEQDLELAVDLDDIPEADIDRPDVFQSKMLSKGGYPKAPGRGMIEALPEGLSVEDILNVLGMENVANQKSPYFPNQYSRDKALMRLPYGPGKSRANQIPKVAWIPDVESRQAPYENLNDKDQELGEYLARMLVKYPELMNTNQLKRVPSPGSSEDDLQEEQLEQAIKEHLSQGSSQEMEKLAKVSKRIPVGSLKNEDTPNRQYLDEDMLLKVLEYLNQEQAEQGREHLAKRAMENM from the coding sequence ATGGCTGAAGCGAAGGCTTACCGATTCGGAGCAGTTCTGCTTCTTATCCACTTAATTTTCCTCGTCTCTGGAGCTGAAGCAGCTTCCTTCCAGAGAAATCAGCTGCTTCAGAAAGAACCAGACCTCAGATTGGAGAATGTCCAAAAGTTTCCTAGTCCAGAAATGATCAGGGCTTTGGAGTACATAGAAAAGCTCAGGCAGCAAGCttacagagaagaaagcagccCAGACTACAATCCCTACCAAGGCATCTCTGTTCCTCTTCAACtcaaagaaaatggagaagaaagtCACTTGGCAGAGAGCTCAAGGGATATACTGAGTGAAGACGAGTGGATGCGGATAATACTCGAGGCTCTGAGGCAGGCTGAAAACGAGCAGCCATCTGCCCCCAAAGAAAACAAGCCCTATGCCTTGAATCTGGAGAAGAACTTTCCCGTGGATACACCTGATGACTATGAGACTCAACAGTGGCCTGAAAGGAAACTCAAGCACATGCGGTTCCCTCTTATGTATGAAGAGAATTCCAGAGAAAACCCCTTCAAACGCACAAATGAAATAGTAGAAGAACAATACACACCTCAAAGTCTTGCTACCCTGGAGTCTGTGTTCCAAGAGCTTGGGAAACTGACAGGGCCAAACAACCAGAAGCGTGAGAAGGTTGACGAGGAACAAAAGCTCTACACGGATGATGAAGATGATGTTTACAAGACCAACAACATTGCTTATGAAGATGTGGTGGGAGGAGAAGACTGGAGCCCCatagaggagaaaatagagaCTCAAACCCAGGAAGAGGTGAGAGacagcaaagagaaaacagaaaaaaacgaACAAATCAACGAAGAGATGAAACGTTCAGGGCAGTTGGGGCTCCCTGATGAAGATGATGGGAAAGAGAGTAAAGACCAACTCTCAGAGGATGCCTCCAAAGTCATCACATACTTGAGAAGGTTAGTGAATGCTGTGGGCAGTGGGAGGTCACAGAGTGGGCAAAACGGGGACAGGGCAGCCAGGCTTCTTGAGAAGCCCTTTGATTCTCAGTCTATTTATCAGCTGATTGAAATCTCCAGGAATTTGCAGATACCCCCTGAAGACTTAATTGAGATGCTCAAAGCTGGAGAGAAGCCAAATGGGTTGGTGGAGCCAGAGCAGGATCTGGAGCTTGCTGTTGACCTAGATGACATCCCAGAGGCTGACATAGACCGTCCAGACGTGTTTCAAAGTAAGATGCTCTCCAAGGGTGGGTATCCCAAGGCACCTGGTCGTGGTATGATAGAGGCCTTGCCTGAAGGGCTCAGTGTTGAGGACATTTTAAATGTCTTAGGGATGGAGAATGTAGCAAATCAGAAGTCCCCATATTTTCCCAACCAATATAGCCGAGACAAGGCTCTGATGAGGCTTCCTTATGGTCCTGGGAAATCTAGAGCCAATCAGATTCCCAAAGTAGCCTGGATTCCAGATGTTGAAAGCAGACAAGCACCCTATGAAAATTTGAATGACAAGGACCAGGAATTGGGAGAGTACTTAGCCAGAATGCTAGTTAAGTACCCTGAGCTCATGAATACCAACCAGCTGAAGAGAGTGCCCAGCCCAGGCTCCTCAGAAGACGACCTCCAAGAAGAGCAGCTCGAACAGGCCATCAAGGAACATCTTAGTCAAGGAAGCTCCCAGGAAATGGAGAAACTGGCCAAGGTGAGCAAAAGGATCCCTGTAGGATCCCTGAAGAATGAGGACACCCCAAACAGACAGTACCTGGATGAAGATATGCTCCTGAAAGTGCTGGAGTACCTCAATCAAGAACAGGCAGAGCAGGGAAGGGAGCATCTTGCCAAGCGGGCCATGGAAAACATGTAA
- the Scg2 gene encoding secretogranin-2 isoform X2 → MAEAKAYRFGAVLLLIHLIFLVSGAEAASFQRNQLLQKEPDLRLENVQKFPSPEMIRALEYIEKLRQQAYREESSPDYNPYQGISVPLQLKENGEESHLAESSRDILSEDEWMRIILEALRQAENEQPSAPKENKPYALNLEKNFPVDTPDDYETQQWPERKLKHMRFPLMYEENSRENPFKRTNEIVEEQYTPQSLATLESVFQELGKLTGPNNQKREKVDEEQKLYTDDEDDVYKTNNIAYEDVVGGEDWSPIEEKIETQTQEEVRDSKEKTEKNEQINEEMKRSGQLGLPDEDDGKESKDQLSEDASKVITYLRRNLQIPPEDLIEMLKAGEKPNGLVEPEQDLELAVDLDDIPEADIDRPDVFQSKMLSKGGYPKAPGRGMIEALPEGLSVEDILNVLGMENVANQKSPYFPNQYSRDKALMRLPYGPGKSRANQIPKVAWIPDVESRQAPYENLNDKDQELGEYLARMLVKYPELMNTNQLKRVPSPGSSEDDLQEEQLEQAIKEHLSQGSSQEMEKLAKVSKRIPVGSLKNEDTPNRQYLDEDMLLKVLEYLNQEQAEQGREHLAKRAMENM, encoded by the exons ATGGCTGAAGCGAAGGCTTACCGATTCGGAGCAGTTCTGCTTCTTATCCACTTAATTTTCCTCGTCTCTGGAGCTGAAGCAGCTTCCTTCCAGAGAAATCAGCTGCTTCAGAAAGAACCAGACCTCAGATTGGAGAATGTCCAAAAGTTTCCTAGTCCAGAAATGATCAGGGCTTTGGAGTACATAGAAAAGCTCAGGCAGCAAGCttacagagaagaaagcagccCAGACTACAATCCCTACCAAGGCATCTCTGTTCCTCTTCAACtcaaagaaaatggagaagaaagtCACTTGGCAGAGAGCTCAAGGGATATACTGAGTGAAGACGAGTGGATGCGGATAATACTCGAGGCTCTGAGGCAGGCTGAAAACGAGCAGCCATCTGCCCCCAAAGAAAACAAGCCCTATGCCTTGAATCTGGAGAAGAACTTTCCCGTGGATACACCTGATGACTATGAGACTCAACAGTGGCCTGAAAGGAAACTCAAGCACATGCGGTTCCCTCTTATGTATGAAGAGAATTCCAGAGAAAACCCCTTCAAACGCACAAATGAAATAGTAGAAGAACAATACACACCTCAAAGTCTTGCTACCCTGGAGTCTGTGTTCCAAGAGCTTGGGAAACTGACAGGGCCAAACAACCAGAAGCGTGAGAAGGTTGACGAGGAACAAAAGCTCTACACGGATGATGAAGATGATGTTTACAAGACCAACAACATTGCTTATGAAGATGTGGTGGGAGGAGAAGACTGGAGCCCCatagaggagaaaatagagaCTCAAACCCAGGAAGAGGTGAGAGacagcaaagagaaaacagaaaaaaacgaACAAATCAACGAAGAGATGAAACGTTCAGGGCAGTTGGGGCTCCCTGATGAAGATGATGGGAAAGAGAGTAAAGACCAACTCTCAGAGGATGCCTCCAAAGTCATCACATACTTGAGAAG GAATTTGCAGATACCCCCTGAAGACTTAATTGAGATGCTCAAAGCTGGAGAGAAGCCAAATGGGTTGGTGGAGCCAGAGCAGGATCTGGAGCTTGCTGTTGACCTAGATGACATCCCAGAGGCTGACATAGACCGTCCAGACGTGTTTCAAAGTAAGATGCTCTCCAAGGGTGGGTATCCCAAGGCACCTGGTCGTGGTATGATAGAGGCCTTGCCTGAAGGGCTCAGTGTTGAGGACATTTTAAATGTCTTAGGGATGGAGAATGTAGCAAATCAGAAGTCCCCATATTTTCCCAACCAATATAGCCGAGACAAGGCTCTGATGAGGCTTCCTTATGGTCCTGGGAAATCTAGAGCCAATCAGATTCCCAAAGTAGCCTGGATTCCAGATGTTGAAAGCAGACAAGCACCCTATGAAAATTTGAATGACAAGGACCAGGAATTGGGAGAGTACTTAGCCAGAATGCTAGTTAAGTACCCTGAGCTCATGAATACCAACCAGCTGAAGAGAGTGCCCAGCCCAGGCTCCTCAGAAGACGACCTCCAAGAAGAGCAGCTCGAACAGGCCATCAAGGAACATCTTAGTCAAGGAAGCTCCCAGGAAATGGAGAAACTGGCCAAGGTGAGCAAAAGGATCCCTGTAGGATCCCTGAAGAATGAGGACACCCCAAACAGACAGTACCTGGATGAAGATATGCTCCTGAAAGTGCTGGAGTACCTCAATCAAGAACAGGCAGAGCAGGGAAGGGAGCATCTTGCCAAGCGGGCCATGGAAAACATGTAA